The Benincasa hispida cultivar B227 chromosome 9, ASM972705v1, whole genome shotgun sequence genome has a segment encoding these proteins:
- the LOC120085838 gene encoding APO protein 1, chloroplastic, translating into MLQMLPAVSTRFWELSQMGIFIGNVEFTSLHLSALRSYTPRVQFAHKLLSQKVPTALRTLSYTSQEYGKGPISKKREVYRQNVDLPTTLPKKKKKPYPIPLKQIKRAAKADKELAQRGIEKLLEPGKNGLLVIDLVPVAHEVLDAWKILIKGLSHLLHVIPVYACRECSEVHVAHSGHHIQDCLGPTSAMRRSFHSWVTGSINDVLVPIESYHLYDPFGRRIKHETRFEYDRIPAVVELCIQAGVDIPEYPSRRRTKPIRMIGKKVIDRGGNIEEPKPWQAADSYPLLDFDTQRASQRFAPPLPEDVPRIAQETMEAYETVRYGVRRLMRKYTVKACGYCSEVHVGPWGHNAKLCGEFKHQWRDGKHGWQDATLDEVLPPNYVWHVRDPKGPTLIGALKRFYGKAPAVVEVCMQAGATIPEKYLPMMRLDIVLPDSEEARSVA; encoded by the exons ATGCTTCAGATGCTTCCGGCGGTTTCTACTCGTTTTTGGGAGCTATCGCAAATGG gtATCTTCATTGGTAATGTGGAGTTTACGAGCCTGCACCTGTCTGCACTAAGATCATATACTCCTCGAGTACAG TTTGCGCATAAACTGTTGTCTCAAAAAGTGCCAACAGCATTAAGGACTTTATCCTATACCAGTCAGGAATATGGAAAAGGTCCTATTTCGAAGAAACGAGAAGTGTATCGCCAGAATGTGGATCTTCCAACCACATTgcctaaaaagaaaaagaaaccctATCCCATTCCCCTAAAGCAAATCAAGCGGGCTGCAAAAGCTGACAAAGAGCTTGCACAAAGGGGTATAGAGAAACTGCTTGAACCTGGGAAAAATGGTTTACTTGTCATTGATTTGGTACCTGTTGCTCATGAAGTACTGGATGCCTggaaaattttgattaaggGCCTTTCACACCTTTTACATGTTATTCCAGTATATGCTTGCAG GGAATGTTCAGAAGTTCATGTAGCCCATTCAGGCCACCATATTCAAGATTGTCTTGGTCCTACCAGTGCAATGCGTCGAAGCTTCCACTCATGGGTCACAGGTTCTATCAATGATGTCTTAGTCCCTATTGAGTCATACCATCTCTACGATCCTTTTGGTCGGCGCATTAAGCATGAAACACGATTTGAATATGATAGAATTCCAGCTGTTGTAGAGCTTTGCATCCAGGCCGGTGTGGATATACCAGAGTATCCTTCACGTAGGAGAACTAAACCCATCCGAATGATTGGAAAGAAAGTAATTGATCGAGGTGGAAATATTGAGGAGCCTAAACCTTGGCAGGCTGCTGATTCTTACCCTCTTCTTGATTTCGATACACAAAGGGCTTCTCAACGATTTGCGCCTCCTCTACCTGAAGATGTCCCTAGAATTGCCCAAGAAACGATGGAGGCATATGAAACTGTTAGGTATGGTGTTAGGAGGTTGATGAGGAAGTACACAGTGAAGGCTTGTGGGTACTGCTCCGAGGTTCATGTGGGACCATGGGGTCATAATGCTAAGCTATGTGGAGAATTTAAGCACCAATGGAGGGATGGAAAGCATGGTTGGCAGGATGCAACTTTAGATGAAGTACTGCCTCCAAATTATGTTTGGCATGTTCGTGATCCAAAAGGCCCGACATTGATAGGTGCATTAAAGAGGTTTTATGGTAAAGCTCCTGCTGTGGTTGAAGTGTGCATGCAGGCAGGTGCAACGATCCCCGAGAAATACTTGCCCATGATGAGGCTTGACATAGTCCTTCCTGACAGTGAGGAGGCACGCTCTGTTGCATAA